Proteins co-encoded in one Spirosoma endbachense genomic window:
- a CDS encoding aldo/keto reductase: protein MKKQLSRRAMLKQTIVAGLGGLFDPFPHQAITNQLMLKRPIPSSEELLPIVGLGSWQQFDVGSSDSERQPLRQVLTLMQQQGGKLIDASPMYGRAEEVIGDLTTTAGLNTNFFFATKVWTTGRQAGIDQLNDSFRKMRRKTLDLVQVHNLVDWQTQLQTLREWKRSGKIRYIGVTHYTTLAHDQLERVIKSDVIDFLQVNYSIRVRDAERSLLPTAREKGVAVIINEPFESGSLFQLVKGKALPAWSAEYDIKSWAQFFLKFILSNPAVTCVIPGTSDPKHLLDNMGAGYGRLPDEKGQAKLAAYLASL from the coding sequence ATGAAAAAGCAGCTTTCCAGGCGGGCTATGCTCAAGCAGACAATAGTAGCAGGCTTAGGTGGGTTGTTTGATCCGTTTCCACACCAGGCAATTACTAATCAATTGATGCTGAAACGACCTATTCCCTCTTCGGAGGAATTACTGCCCATTGTTGGCCTGGGTTCCTGGCAACAGTTCGATGTTGGCTCATCTGATTCCGAACGGCAACCTCTTCGTCAGGTACTTACCCTAATGCAGCAGCAGGGCGGCAAATTGATTGATGCCTCTCCGATGTACGGTAGAGCCGAGGAAGTGATCGGTGATCTAACCACAACAGCAGGCTTAAATACGAACTTTTTTTTCGCCACTAAAGTCTGGACTACTGGCAGGCAGGCGGGTATCGATCAGTTAAACGATTCGTTTCGTAAGATGCGCCGAAAAACCTTGGATTTAGTTCAGGTGCATAATCTGGTGGATTGGCAAACTCAGCTACAGACACTCCGGGAATGGAAACGGTCGGGTAAAATTCGATACATTGGGGTGACTCATTACACAACCCTGGCCCATGATCAACTCGAACGCGTCATTAAAAGCGATGTTATTGATTTTTTGCAGGTAAACTACTCCATCCGCGTTCGTGATGCCGAGCGAAGTCTGCTACCGACCGCCCGCGAAAAAGGAGTGGCCGTTATTATCAATGAACCGTTTGAAAGCGGTTCACTGTTTCAGCTGGTCAAAGGAAAAGCATTACCTGCCTGGTCGGCAGAGTATGATATCAAAAGCTGGGCACAGTTTTTTCTCAAGTTTATCCTGTCCAATCCCGCTGTTACCTGCGTGATCCCTGGCACATCCGACCCCAAACACCTCCTCGATAATATGGGGGCTGGTTACGGTCGATTACCTGATGAAAAAGGACAGGCTAAGCTGGCTGCTTATCTGGCCAGTTTGTAA
- a CDS encoding HAD-IA family hydrolase, whose translation MIYKLVIFDFDGTLADSFPYFLRTVNTLASMYNFPKIDPENVDQLRGLDARQMMKQARLPAWKIPLIARSFIRLMARDIDQIKLFENIAELLKELTDAGVRLAIVSSNSEANIRQVLGRECASLITFYGCGTSIFGKQPKFRKAMATCGVLPAETLCVGDEIRDIEAAREASIAFGAVAWGYTRPDVLEAHTDISIFYTASAISRAVLGIN comes from the coding sequence ATGATCTACAAGCTGGTAATTTTTGATTTTGACGGTACGTTAGCTGATTCCTTTCCGTATTTTCTACGTACAGTTAACACGCTGGCCAGTATGTACAATTTCCCAAAAATCGATCCAGAAAACGTTGACCAGTTGCGTGGACTTGACGCCCGACAGATGATGAAGCAGGCCAGGCTGCCTGCCTGGAAAATTCCGCTGATTGCCCGATCATTTATCCGGCTTATGGCCCGCGATATTGACCAGATCAAACTTTTCGAGAATATAGCTGAACTATTGAAGGAATTGACTGACGCTGGGGTCCGACTAGCCATTGTCAGCTCGAATAGTGAAGCAAATATTCGCCAGGTCTTAGGTCGGGAATGTGCCTCGTTGATTACGTTTTATGGATGTGGCACATCGATTTTCGGCAAGCAGCCCAAATTCCGAAAGGCAATGGCAACGTGTGGTGTTCTGCCTGCTGAAACGCTTTGCGTAGGCGATGAGATCCGGGATATTGAAGCCGCTCGGGAAGCTTCTATTGCCTTTGGGGCAGTTGCCTGGGGGTATACCCGCCCTGATGTACTGGAAGCTCATACTGATATTTCCATTTTCTACACAGCATCTGCTATATCCAGGGCCGTGCTTGGTATCAACTGA
- a CDS encoding acyl-CoA thioesterase has translation MRTAAKTRSDFCYFQSITTRWMDNDMYGHVNNVIYYSWFDTVVNQFLIINKALDLQKSPIIGLVAETQCSYLRSVSFPDRITVGLAVSYIGNSSVRYELGIFKNDDDQTAAHGHFVHVYVDGDTQRPTPLPESLRILLETVQLPG, from the coding sequence ATGCGTACAGCAGCCAAAACACGTAGCGATTTCTGCTATTTTCAATCCATAACCACGCGATGGATGGACAACGATATGTATGGACATGTCAACAATGTAATTTATTACAGTTGGTTTGATACCGTTGTCAATCAATTCCTGATCATAAATAAGGCGCTTGATCTTCAGAAGAGTCCTATTATCGGTTTAGTTGCCGAAACCCAGTGTTCCTATCTCCGTTCCGTTTCATTCCCGGATCGCATCACCGTAGGGCTTGCCGTTTCCTATATCGGAAATTCCAGCGTACGCTATGAACTGGGTATTTTCAAAAATGACGATGATCAGACCGCTGCCCACGGACATTTCGTTCATGTTTACGTGGATGGGGATACCCAGCGCCCTACACCGTTGCCCGAATCACTCCGTATTCTGTTAGAAACCGTTCAGCTTCCCGGTTAA
- a CDS encoding alpha/beta fold hydrolase: protein MMELHDDDLKKFEAYGAPPLPQASVEGYVDHDNARIWYAVYGSGPAVILLHGGLGHSGNWGNQVPSLISSGRSVVLIDSRGHGRSSRDSRPYTYELMATDVLAVMDTLRLEKAPLVGWSDGACIALILAMKVPARIAGVFFFGCNMDPGGTREIEWPNPVIDRCLARHTKDYHQLSTTPDQFEVFFEAVGLMQRTQPTYYEHDLAAVESPVVIVQSEFDEFIKAEHAHDLARSIPGADLIILQGVSHFAPLQRPELFNKVVEAFLQNVAS from the coding sequence ATGATGGAACTTCATGACGACGACCTGAAGAAATTCGAAGCCTATGGTGCGCCACCGCTTCCTCAGGCAAGTGTAGAAGGCTACGTCGACCATGACAATGCTCGAATCTGGTACGCCGTTTACGGGTCTGGTCCGGCGGTGATCTTATTGCACGGAGGGTTGGGTCATAGTGGCAATTGGGGTAATCAGGTACCCAGTTTGATCAGTTCGGGTCGTAGTGTTGTACTCATCGACAGCCGCGGCCATGGTCGAAGTTCGCGCGATTCGAGACCCTATACCTATGAGTTAATGGCCACCGATGTGCTGGCTGTCATGGACACATTGCGGTTGGAAAAGGCACCCCTGGTTGGCTGGAGCGACGGTGCCTGCATCGCATTGATCCTTGCCATGAAAGTTCCGGCGCGTATTGCGGGTGTATTCTTCTTTGGCTGTAACATGGATCCTGGCGGCACTCGGGAGATCGAATGGCCTAATCCAGTTATCGACCGTTGTCTGGCCCGCCATACCAAAGATTACCACCAACTGTCGACTACTCCGGACCAATTCGAGGTATTTTTCGAAGCGGTCGGCCTGATGCAGCGGACCCAGCCTACTTATTATGAACACGACCTGGCGGCTGTCGAAAGTCCAGTGGTAATCGTACAAAGTGAGTTTGATGAGTTTATCAAAGCCGAACACGCTCACGATCTGGCCCGAAGTATTCCCGGAGCCGATTTAATCATCCTGCAAGGGGTAAGCCATTTCGCTCCTTTACAACGACCGGAGTTGTTCAACAAAGTAGTAGAAGCCTTTCTGCAGAATGTCGCTTCCTGA
- a CDS encoding SMP-30/gluconolactonase/LRE family protein, which yields MKLVLVLCCLLFGINSQGQHQLKKIWESDSTLAIPESVLPDKDVLYVSLIDGSPWDTDGKGGIAKLDKNGKIINPGWATGLNAPKGMGIWRGKLYVADVSEVAVINLSNGKVESKIPVESATGLNDITVDDKGTVYVSDSKLGTVHQLKNNQATLYLSNLKGVNGLKAVGTDLYILTAKEVYKVGTDKQQTVVGMMELGGDGIEPVGKGDFILSTWAGVVYYMGKDGKMETLLDTRAQKKNTADIGYDPAQRIIYIPTFMAKSVVAYQLN from the coding sequence ATGAAACTCGTACTCGTTTTGTGCTGCCTGCTGTTTGGCATCAATAGCCAGGGCCAACATCAACTGAAAAAAATTTGGGAAAGTGATAGCACACTGGCCATTCCTGAATCAGTATTACCCGATAAAGATGTTCTCTATGTATCGCTGATTGATGGTAGTCCCTGGGACACAGATGGTAAGGGTGGAATTGCCAAGCTGGATAAAAATGGCAAAATTATAAATCCAGGTTGGGCCACTGGCTTAAATGCTCCAAAGGGAATGGGGATCTGGCGTGGAAAATTGTATGTAGCCGATGTATCGGAGGTCGCTGTCATTAATCTGTCCAATGGGAAGGTAGAATCAAAAATTCCCGTTGAATCGGCCACTGGATTGAACGATATTACGGTTGATGATAAAGGCACAGTCTATGTATCAGACAGCAAGCTTGGCACAGTTCATCAACTGAAAAATAACCAGGCAACTCTTTATCTAAGCAATTTAAAAGGAGTGAATGGTTTAAAAGCGGTTGGTACAGATCTCTATATTCTGACCGCTAAAGAAGTATACAAAGTGGGTACTGATAAACAGCAAACTGTGGTTGGAATGATGGAGTTAGGTGGAGATGGTATTGAGCCTGTAGGTAAAGGAGACTTCATCCTCTCTACCTGGGCCGGTGTCGTTTATTACATGGGCAAGGATGGAAAAATGGAAACCTTATTGGATACGCGTGCTCAGAAAAAGAATACGGCTGATATTGGTTACGATCCGGCTCAGCGCATCATTTACATTCCCACCTTTATGGCTAAGTCGGTCGTTGCTTACCAACTTAATTGA
- a CDS encoding glycoside hydrolase family 43 protein → MKLTTLFTVLIISFGGAFAQSKKASAPDGLTVKEQLNIGKEKQVWMLTYFRQRYPTRIEVDAQGKTIEVPLPDPMLINKLHIALSTDGRHWTPLNDNKPIWEQHVRDPYVRRGPDGLWRILSTGEGRGNDREKVGPSCLYITSRDLIHWQVDGTLPLMKDVRDESGALAGNIWAPEWFYDKQTGEYVLFWSSSFKDTGWKESKLWYSRTRDWKVFTPAKVFFNPPYSVIDGTLLEHQGTYYLFHKEEEFGAKTGERRAIRVATSNSLGGPYHLIEGPLNNGQIVPVITEGPTVIKDPVKPGFLLLYDYCMTNRFGASYSPDLLHWEVEKDISFPADARHGCISLLTAKEAEILLKTYSTKN, encoded by the coding sequence ATGAAGCTTACAACGTTATTTACTGTATTGATTATTTCCTTTGGCGGAGCTTTTGCCCAATCTAAAAAGGCATCAGCCCCCGACGGTTTAACTGTAAAAGAACAGCTTAATATTGGAAAGGAAAAACAGGTCTGGATGCTGACTTACTTTCGCCAGCGTTACCCTACACGGATAGAGGTTGATGCGCAGGGAAAAACCATTGAAGTTCCACTTCCTGATCCTATGCTGATTAATAAGTTGCACATCGCCTTGTCTACCGATGGACGGCATTGGACACCGTTAAACGATAATAAACCCATTTGGGAGCAGCATGTCCGTGATCCGTACGTTCGTCGAGGCCCTGATGGCCTTTGGCGAATATTGTCTACGGGTGAGGGAAGAGGTAATGACCGGGAGAAAGTCGGCCCAAGTTGTCTCTATATAACATCCAGGGATTTGATCCATTGGCAGGTTGACGGTACGTTGCCGTTGATGAAGGACGTACGGGATGAATCAGGAGCTTTAGCTGGAAATATTTGGGCTCCCGAATGGTTTTATGATAAACAGACAGGCGAGTATGTCTTATTCTGGTCGTCGTCATTTAAAGATACAGGCTGGAAAGAAAGTAAACTTTGGTACTCCAGGACTCGTGACTGGAAAGTATTTACGCCTGCAAAAGTATTTTTTAATCCCCCTTATTCGGTCATAGACGGAACTTTGTTAGAACATCAAGGGACCTATTATCTCTTTCATAAGGAGGAAGAATTTGGCGCTAAAACGGGTGAAAGAAGGGCCATTCGGGTAGCCACTTCGAACAGCCTGGGGGGGCCATACCACCTGATTGAAGGACCGCTGAATAATGGGCAGATTGTTCCGGTAATCACCGAAGGACCAACCGTAATAAAAGACCCTGTAAAACCAGGATTTTTACTGCTGTATGATTACTGCATGACGAATCGTTTTGGTGCTTCTTACTCACCCGATTTACTTCACTGGGAAGTTGAAAAGGACATTAGTTTTCCTGCTGACGCCCGGCATGGTTGTATTTCCCTGTTAACAGCAAAGGAGGCTGAAATTTTACTGAAAACGTATTCAACTAAAAATTGA
- a CDS encoding lipid II:glycine glycyltransferase FemX, which yields MYEYTLLQQVTPDDERTINSFIDANPGFHFFQSPVFYKLSLTSKKLRPFFIIAKQEGSIVGVLLVCQQVQINLPFMRFLTSRNLIIGGPLVRNQDEPILNGLLATYRIKSPQSLYTQMRNIRDTTASRAVFLANGFGYEDHLNILVDLTQTEEELWKDMHSKRRNEIRRAEKEGCRVEMVATLETLTHCYDILTEVYHRAKLPLPDFGHFKVMLQHSTEKIGLRIFTAVWENRIIGCMLCIAWGDTLYDYYAGAYSRYYNKYPNDLLPWAVFNWAKMNGFSHFDFGGAGKPNVPYGVRDYKKKFGGTLVSFGRYECVHFPILFRLMTQLFKWWQCAKR from the coding sequence ATGTACGAGTATACCCTTTTGCAGCAGGTAACGCCGGACGACGAACGAACGATTAATTCGTTTATTGACGCTAACCCAGGCTTCCATTTTTTTCAATCGCCGGTTTTTTATAAACTATCGCTTACATCTAAGAAACTTCGCCCATTTTTCATAATCGCGAAACAGGAAGGTAGTATCGTTGGTGTGTTACTGGTTTGCCAGCAGGTACAGATCAACCTTCCTTTTATGCGCTTTTTGACGAGTCGGAATCTGATCATTGGTGGGCCACTTGTAAGAAACCAGGATGAGCCGATCCTAAATGGTCTGTTAGCCACGTACCGGATAAAAAGCCCCCAAAGCCTTTATACACAGATGCGGAACATCCGGGATACGACTGCGTCTCGGGCGGTATTTCTGGCCAATGGGTTCGGATATGAAGACCATTTGAACATTCTTGTGGATTTAACTCAAACGGAGGAGGAGCTTTGGAAAGACATGCACTCAAAAAGGCGGAATGAAATCAGGCGAGCCGAAAAAGAAGGGTGTCGGGTTGAAATGGTGGCCACACTCGAAACATTGACACATTGCTACGACATCTTAACCGAAGTGTATCATCGGGCCAAGTTACCACTACCCGATTTTGGCCATTTCAAAGTCATGTTGCAGCACTCGACGGAGAAAATCGGATTGCGGATTTTTACAGCGGTGTGGGAGAATCGGATTATCGGCTGTATGCTTTGCATTGCCTGGGGAGATACCTTGTACGACTACTACGCGGGTGCATACAGTCGTTATTACAACAAATACCCCAATGATTTGCTACCCTGGGCGGTTTTCAACTGGGCTAAAATGAATGGCTTTTCCCATTTCGATTTTGGTGGTGCCGGTAAACCAAATGTACCTTACGGGGTACGGGATTATAAAAAAAAGTTTGGCGGTACTCTGGTGAGTTTCGGTCGATATGAATGCGTTCATTTTCCTATTCTGTTTCGGCTGATGACGCAATTATTTAAATGGTGGCAGTGCGCCAAACGATGA
- a CDS encoding DegT/DnrJ/EryC1/StrS family aminotransferase — protein sequence MIPRFNYSYSLRDTWDCITGQLFNKKPNASYLNDLFPGADIYFVDSARVGIKYALLAFDLKPGAQIGIQPYTCSSVLAAIAAANCKPVFIDINEQLSLDYDDLQRKLPGLDALIVTHTFGIPAHITQIKQLSGQLPVIEDCAHAFHSRYEGVHVGNFFDAAVFSFGNGKFPSVGSGGLLVINRKKSSERVGAVLGKLKSSGLIRELTFAGRRFINALIHTRVGESMLYYLLNENFLSSKSQQLSGYPTHERQPYRSVGYAMQRQFTELKSMSIKQRENARYLIDGHNRHYKMLANVDDTGNSFAVVLLSQRRNELYSFLRKKGVGAGKHFQHAKSWAMQFGYQQGECPNFEQIVGEVLTIPCHYGLIQSDLRKIDQHLTDFAQTNKSML from the coding sequence ATGATTCCCCGGTTCAACTATTCATACTCGTTGCGGGATACCTGGGACTGCATTACGGGCCAACTGTTCAATAAGAAACCAAATGCCAGTTACCTAAACGATTTATTTCCAGGCGCTGACATTTATTTCGTTGACAGTGCACGAGTGGGTATTAAATACGCCTTACTGGCATTTGATCTAAAACCGGGGGCACAAATTGGCATCCAGCCCTACACATGCTCATCGGTGTTGGCGGCAATTGCAGCGGCAAACTGTAAGCCCGTATTCATTGACATTAATGAACAGTTAAGTCTCGATTACGATGATTTGCAAAGGAAACTTCCGGGCTTAGATGCACTGATTGTTACGCATACATTTGGTATACCTGCACACATAACGCAGATAAAACAATTGAGTGGTCAACTTCCTGTTATTGAAGACTGCGCCCATGCGTTTCATAGTCGGTATGAAGGTGTCCATGTCGGTAATTTTTTCGATGCAGCCGTTTTTTCATTTGGTAACGGAAAGTTTCCATCGGTTGGCAGTGGGGGACTATTGGTTATAAACAGGAAGAAATCTTCTGAGCGAGTAGGTGCAGTGCTCGGCAAATTAAAATCATCTGGACTGATAAGGGAGTTGACATTTGCGGGCAGACGGTTTATCAACGCCCTGATTCATACGAGAGTGGGGGAAAGCATGCTTTACTACCTGTTGAATGAAAATTTTCTCAGCAGCAAAAGCCAGCAACTTTCGGGCTATCCCACGCACGAAAGGCAACCATATCGGAGCGTTGGCTATGCCATGCAGCGGCAGTTTACTGAACTGAAGAGTATGTCGATAAAACAACGGGAGAATGCCCGCTACCTCATTGATGGGCACAATAGACACTATAAAATGCTTGCCAATGTGGACGATACGGGTAATTCATTTGCAGTAGTCCTACTCAGCCAGCGCAGAAATGAACTCTATAGCTTCCTGCGAAAGAAAGGCGTAGGTGCCGGAAAGCATTTTCAACATGCCAAATCGTGGGCAATGCAGTTTGGCTATCAGCAAGGTGAGTGCCCAAATTTCGAACAGATCGTTGGGGAGGTTCTCACAATTCCATGTCATTATGGATTGATTCAGAGTGACTTGCGGAAAATTGACCAGCACCTTACCGACTTTGCACAAACCAATAAATCCATGCTATGA
- a CDS encoding DUF354 domain-containing protein — translation MKKVLIDINHPAHVHLFRHFIAEMKSRGYEVIVTAKNVDSITNLLKLYDINYISTGRKKDHILKKYLYEFFHLIKVLSIVIHRRVDYGIGVSMVLPIVSRLTPMKSFALDDDDLAATPIFGKFTSYADVILNPIALSHEKRGSRQLFHPSYHELAYLHPNRFVPDTNVLSEIGLKPGEPFFVLRFNAFKAHHDAGAQGLTTDQKIEIINFLKYFGRIFITTEREIEPVLKSYQLPVSPEKIHTLLYYATLFIGDSQTMTSEAALLGTPAVKLNSFAGRLSIPNELEHTYKLCYSFLPQNFEAMMHMIKELILNNDLKAEWRIRKEAMLADKVDLTSFLTALVINYPFSVANSKPDIAFQ, via the coding sequence ATGAAGAAGGTATTAATCGACATCAACCACCCTGCCCATGTACACTTGTTCAGACACTTCATTGCCGAAATGAAGAGTAGGGGTTATGAGGTGATTGTTACGGCAAAAAACGTTGACTCGATTACTAATCTGCTGAAATTGTATGACATCAATTACATCAGCACAGGCCGCAAGAAAGACCATATTCTTAAGAAATATCTCTACGAATTTTTTCACCTGATTAAGGTTTTGAGCATCGTCATTCATCGGCGGGTTGATTACGGAATAGGTGTTTCTATGGTTTTACCCATTGTATCGAGGCTCACACCGATGAAGTCGTTTGCGCTCGATGACGATGATTTAGCGGCTACCCCTATCTTTGGGAAATTCACCTCCTATGCCGATGTTATTCTCAATCCCATTGCATTGTCCCACGAGAAAAGGGGCAGCCGACAACTATTCCATCCGAGTTACCATGAACTGGCTTATTTACATCCAAATCGTTTTGTGCCGGATACGAATGTTTTGAGTGAGATCGGATTAAAGCCGGGCGAACCATTTTTCGTTTTGCGGTTTAATGCCTTTAAAGCACACCATGATGCTGGTGCGCAGGGATTAACGACTGATCAAAAAATAGAAATTATCAATTTCCTGAAATATTTCGGCCGGATTTTTATCACTACAGAACGTGAGATTGAACCAGTCCTGAAATCGTATCAACTGCCCGTATCGCCGGAAAAGATACACACCCTGTTATATTATGCTACTCTGTTTATTGGCGATAGTCAAACCATGACTTCCGAAGCAGCCCTACTGGGTACACCGGCTGTTAAGCTCAATTCGTTTGCAGGCCGACTTTCGATTCCCAATGAATTGGAGCACACCTACAAACTATGCTATTCGTTTTTGCCCCAGAATTTTGAGGCTATGATGCACATGATTAAAGAACTTATTCTCAATAATGATCTAAAAGCGGAGTGGCGTATACGTAAAGAAGCAATGCTGGCCGACAAAGTGGATCTGACCTCGTTTCTGACGGCCTTAGTCATAAATTACCCGTTCAGTGTTGCCAATTCAAAGCCCGACATTGCGTTTCAGTAG
- the wecB gene encoding non-hydrolyzing UDP-N-acetylglucosamine 2-epimerase, translating into MVKLLTIIGARPQIIKASALSRAIRQQFADQVAEVLVHTGQHYDENMSAVFFEELEIPQPHYNLQVGSGSHGQQTAKMIMGIEEILDKEKPTYVVIFGDTNSTLAGAIAASKIQVPIVHIEAGLRSNNKRMPEEINRIVSDHVSTYLFTPTQAGTDNLKKEGFQLTNLPPYTIDRPGVFRVGDIMYDNSLHFSELAAQRTTILEKLHVQAGDYILVTIHRNANTDDSNRLNGIFRALQLITVTYSVKLVLPLHPRTAKQMKALLEPVLYRAIHTNPSIILIPPVSFLEMTTLEKNAQRIITDSGGVQKEAYFFRKPCLILRAETEWIEIVKEGAAILCGADPERILDAYAHFETNPAISFVSLYGDGTAAYQIIDILLGEDGNKQKANKFIPPSKFLL; encoded by the coding sequence ATGGTTAAATTATTGACAATTATTGGTGCCAGACCGCAAATAATAAAAGCATCGGCGCTGAGCCGGGCCATCCGGCAACAGTTTGCTGATCAGGTTGCGGAGGTGCTGGTTCATACGGGGCAACATTATGACGAGAATATGTCGGCTGTGTTTTTTGAGGAGTTGGAAATTCCTCAGCCTCACTATAATCTTCAGGTAGGGTCGGGTAGTCACGGCCAACAAACCGCCAAAATGATAATGGGCATTGAGGAGATTCTCGATAAAGAGAAACCAACTTATGTAGTCATATTTGGCGATACGAATTCAACGTTGGCGGGGGCTATTGCGGCATCAAAAATTCAGGTACCTATCGTTCATATTGAAGCAGGCTTACGGTCTAACAACAAAAGAATGCCGGAAGAGATCAATCGTATCGTAAGCGACCATGTCTCTACATACCTGTTCACGCCAACCCAGGCGGGCACCGATAATCTTAAAAAAGAAGGATTCCAACTAACGAACTTGCCACCGTATACAATAGACCGTCCGGGTGTATTTCGGGTGGGCGATATTATGTACGATAACAGTCTACACTTTTCTGAGTTAGCGGCCCAGCGAACAACTATTCTGGAAAAACTACATGTACAGGCGGGCGATTATATCCTGGTTACGATTCATCGAAATGCAAATACCGATGACAGTAATCGACTGAATGGTATTTTCAGGGCACTACAGCTTATCACGGTAACTTATTCGGTAAAATTAGTTTTGCCACTTCATCCACGAACAGCTAAACAAATGAAAGCCCTACTGGAGCCGGTGCTCTATCGGGCTATTCATACCAATCCGAGTATTATACTGATTCCACCCGTATCTTTTCTGGAAATGACGACTCTGGAAAAAAACGCTCAACGCATCATAACGGATTCGGGTGGAGTTCAGAAAGAAGCCTATTTCTTTAGAAAACCTTGTCTTATACTACGTGCTGAAACTGAGTGGATTGAAATTGTGAAAGAAGGAGCAGCTATCCTCTGCGGTGCCGACCCTGAACGCATTCTTGACGCTTATGCTCACTTTGAGACAAATCCAGCGATTTCGTTTGTATCACTGTATGGGGATGGAACGGCAGCTTATCAGATTATAGATATACTACTAGGTGAGGACGGTAACAAACAAAAAGCAAATAAGTTCATACCGCCTAGTAAATTTTTACTATAG
- the nusG gene encoding transcription termination/antitermination protein NusG, translating into MPWFVLYTKSRSEKLVAKSLHQRGVEVYCPLRKVTRKWSDRTKIVEEPMFKSYCFVNLDENDRRVVYGAPGVVGYLYWLKKPAVVKQKEIDLIKDMLNDFDHESLEIHDFASADRLRILSGAFMGREGQVVFTHGKTILVKIESLSMYVSVDLNKNKVEKLKNNTLLS; encoded by the coding sequence ATGCCTTGGTTTGTACTATATACAAAATCCAGATCAGAAAAACTGGTAGCCAAATCCTTACATCAGCGAGGAGTAGAAGTCTATTGTCCGCTCCGAAAAGTCACCAGAAAATGGTCTGATCGCACCAAGATCGTTGAGGAGCCCATGTTCAAATCCTATTGCTTTGTTAATCTTGATGAAAACGACCGCCGGGTCGTTTATGGGGCTCCTGGAGTAGTTGGCTATCTTTATTGGCTTAAGAAACCAGCCGTGGTAAAGCAAAAAGAAATTGATTTGATTAAGGACATGCTTAATGACTTTGATCACGAGTCGCTCGAAATTCATGATTTCGCATCAGCTGATCGGCTTAGAATTTTATCGGGTGCTTTTATGGGCCGGGAGGGCCAGGTTGTTTTTACACATGGGAAAACGATCCTGGTAAAAATAGAATCGTTGTCTATGTATGTATCCGTAGACCTCAACAAAAACAAAGTTGAGAAACTAAAAAACAACACCTTACTCTCTTAG